In Microvenator marinus, one genomic interval encodes:
- a CDS encoding DNA gyrase inhibitor YacG: MEQKKLKCPVCKKFVTSKPGQQPFPFCSEYCQAVDLGRWINEEYRVPVDQSSTERDLPGDEFDA; this comes from the coding sequence ATGGAACAGAAAAAACTCAAGTGCCCCGTCTGCAAGAAATTCGTCACATCAAAGCCAGGACAGCAGCCATTTCCATTTTGCTCTGAGTATTGTCAGGCAGTTGATTTGGGTCGCTGGATCAATGAAGAATACCGCGTTCCGGTTGATCAATCGTCCACCGAGCGAGACCTGCCCGGCGACGAGTTCGACGCTTAA
- a CDS encoding HEAT repeat domain-containing protein, which yields MKLRTNISDLGLLRPLILTRGRLSTSTLIVTGIAVGGGLAAAVYILDHSTNVVLNLGLITITMMCVIVASYLQAVLVGEFTFTGDWRMQVLLGESEAGSPSVKNHGAEFTIILILAMIANLGLIELGSGGFFDRYHNEGFFEVRLRSQDAEERFRALEDLRDPMNYELWERPRVKELILHHLEDEDTKTAETAVWLVGHLGILEGREPLYKMIQNLHPASAEALHSLGKLGIHDESRELLEEVASQSDDYRIPALRGLALMASPLSYDEVLKLVRHQNEDVRIHALWALRAIGDKAGRELIHVRLKTDPSERERCALLDALKFLATKDDINWARMNFADTPKNQKCTPLIWEERNEKQHYVTFSDTVRTKFVKIVANVDSKSHQDWFQRLVNDKQEEENIRQVANEVLKMLRGEN from the coding sequence TTGAAACTAAGAACCAATATCTCGGACCTCGGATTACTACGTCCGCTGATCCTAACTCGCGGCCGTCTTTCAACGTCCACACTGATCGTGACTGGGATTGCAGTCGGCGGTGGTCTGGCTGCTGCGGTCTATATTCTAGACCACAGTACCAATGTCGTGCTCAACCTCGGTCTGATCACGATCACGATGATGTGTGTGATCGTCGCGAGCTACCTTCAGGCCGTGCTCGTGGGCGAATTCACTTTCACGGGGGACTGGAGAATGCAAGTCCTCCTTGGCGAGTCCGAGGCCGGAAGCCCGAGCGTAAAGAACCATGGTGCTGAGTTCACGATCATTCTCATCTTGGCGATGATCGCCAATCTCGGGCTCATCGAACTTGGCTCTGGCGGCTTTTTCGATAGATACCATAACGAAGGGTTCTTCGAGGTAAGGCTCCGCTCCCAGGACGCGGAAGAGCGCTTTCGGGCCCTGGAAGACTTAAGAGACCCCATGAACTATGAGTTATGGGAACGTCCTCGCGTCAAGGAACTGATTCTTCATCACCTGGAAGACGAAGACACAAAGACTGCAGAAACGGCTGTTTGGTTGGTCGGACACCTCGGCATTCTCGAAGGTAGAGAACCACTCTACAAGATGATTCAGAATCTCCATCCAGCGTCAGCCGAAGCGCTCCACTCTCTTGGCAAGCTCGGAATCCACGACGAATCAAGAGAACTGCTCGAGGAAGTAGCGTCACAATCGGACGACTATCGAATACCCGCACTTCGGGGGCTCGCCCTCATGGCGTCTCCACTCTCTTACGACGAGGTCCTCAAACTCGTCAGACATCAGAACGAAGATGTCAGAATCCACGCTCTGTGGGCGCTTCGTGCCATCGGAGACAAGGCTGGTAGAGAGCTCATTCACGTCCGGCTAAAGACTGATCCCTCAGAACGGGAGCGCTGCGCGCTTCTGGACGCCTTGAAATTCCTCGCTACCAAAGACGATATCAATTGGGCCCGGATGAATTTTGCGGACACACCCAAGAATCAAAAATGTACGCCGCTGATCTGGGAGGAGAGAAACGAGAAGCAACACTACGTCACCTTCAGCGATACCGTCCGAACCAAGTTCGTGAAGATCGTGGCAAATGTCGACTCAAAATCCCATCAGGATTGGTTTCAACGACTGGTCAATGACAAACAAGAGGAAGAAAACATTCGGCAAGTCGCCAATGAAGTCCTTAAGATGCTGCGAGGCGAGAACTAA
- a CDS encoding TonB family protein encodes MKIVCGACGAKYSIADEKVQGKVFKIRCKKCSNVIVVKGDDDGADQTLTNNTSAAEWYVVVDGDQVGPISVEEVESYFAAGRVNSESFAWKDGLADWVPLSVLEEFAHLGADSAGPEETTQISDNFGHYQAQINEEADVDATSVMTTGGLGTGSTQSGDDMFSDFGGAGDYPSEGYGGDSNAYSDEGYGGGSFEQSSFSSFGSESKSQDGGYGESGSSGGGMFASFDSPAPSKSSSDDDFLGFTSPEPGPSSSSSGSGGSAAVLNDDMIGKRNENSVLFSLSSLDQVQAVSGSAPKSDDVPVTDGSGLIDIRALASAHKSMKSGGDDSAPSVDPFTTGTMAMPALMPMGSHRSNTPMIIGGVVGLVVLLAFGGVLAYLLTKDSGQPQQIIEKEVIVREVVRESGDDAKAAEDAKAAEEAAKAAMEEPAEGEGDGEEKVAAKSDSSKSSKRTASRTEKTETKDPEPVAVAAPAKKSGDNIDNLLAQLDSKEEPKKAVKKEAPKATSASSSGGKTSLSKDDVQGVIRANSGRISTCYRSQNSGKLSGTMRVKFNIKPNGRVSNAEILTGSFAGTDVGACVQKAVRGMRFPATSASDDLPITYPFKLE; translated from the coding sequence ATGAAGATCGTCTGCGGAGCATGCGGGGCAAAATACTCGATCGCTGATGAAAAGGTTCAAGGTAAGGTCTTCAAGATCCGTTGCAAGAAGTGCAGCAACGTTATCGTGGTCAAAGGCGATGATGATGGTGCGGATCAAACACTTACCAACAATACAAGCGCTGCAGAATGGTACGTCGTCGTAGACGGTGACCAGGTTGGACCTATTTCTGTTGAGGAAGTGGAGTCTTATTTCGCAGCGGGTCGGGTGAATTCTGAAAGTTTTGCTTGGAAAGACGGTCTAGCCGACTGGGTTCCCTTGAGCGTTCTTGAGGAGTTTGCGCACCTTGGTGCAGATTCAGCGGGTCCCGAAGAGACGACGCAGATTTCGGATAATTTTGGGCACTATCAAGCCCAGATTAACGAAGAAGCCGACGTCGATGCCACCTCGGTGATGACAACTGGGGGCTTGGGTACCGGTTCTACACAAAGCGGGGACGATATGTTCTCGGACTTTGGTGGTGCAGGAGACTACCCCTCTGAGGGATATGGCGGTGACAGTAACGCATACTCAGATGAAGGCTACGGCGGTGGGAGCTTTGAGCAGAGTTCATTTAGCTCGTTCGGTTCCGAGTCCAAATCGCAAGATGGTGGCTACGGTGAGTCTGGCTCGTCGGGCGGGGGAATGTTTGCCTCGTTTGATAGCCCCGCTCCCTCCAAGTCCTCCAGTGACGATGACTTCCTTGGGTTCACATCCCCTGAGCCTGGTCCGAGCAGCTCATCGTCGGGTTCTGGTGGCAGTGCTGCCGTACTCAACGATGATATGATCGGGAAGCGTAATGAGAACTCAGTTCTCTTTAGTTTGAGCAGTCTGGACCAAGTTCAGGCGGTGTCGGGTTCAGCCCCGAAGTCTGACGACGTGCCAGTCACAGATGGTTCGGGTTTGATCGACATCCGTGCGCTTGCTTCCGCTCACAAGTCAATGAAGTCCGGTGGTGATGACAGCGCGCCAAGCGTTGACCCTTTCACCACAGGGACCATGGCGATGCCTGCTCTCATGCCGATGGGAAGCCATCGTTCCAACACTCCGATGATCATTGGAGGTGTGGTTGGACTTGTAGTTTTGCTGGCCTTTGGTGGAGTCCTTGCCTACTTGTTGACTAAAGACAGCGGCCAACCACAACAGATCATTGAAAAGGAAGTGATCGTTCGTGAAGTCGTGCGCGAAAGTGGCGATGACGCTAAGGCTGCTGAGGACGCAAAAGCTGCAGAAGAAGCTGCCAAAGCAGCTATGGAAGAGCCTGCAGAAGGCGAGGGTGATGGCGAAGAGAAAGTGGCGGCAAAGTCTGATTCGAGCAAGAGTTCAAAGAGGACGGCATCTCGGACTGAAAAGACTGAAACGAAGGACCCTGAGCCGGTCGCTGTTGCGGCACCTGCAAAAAAGAGCGGCGACAACATCGACAATCTTCTAGCCCAACTCGATTCCAAAGAAGAGCCAAAGAAAGCTGTGAAAAAGGAGGCTCCAAAGGCCACTTCTGCTTCTTCGTCTGGCGGAAAGACGTCGTTGAGCAAAGATGACGTGCAGGGCGTTATTCGAGCCAACTCAGGTCGAATCAGCACGTGTTATCGCTCTCAGAACAGCGGAAAGCTTTCTGGAACGATGCGGGTAAAGTTCAATATCAAGCCGAATGGTAGAGTAAGCAACGCGGAGATTCTGACCGGAAGCTTTGCAGGAACAGATGTGGGCGCGTGCGTACAGAAAGCCGTGCGAGGCATGCGCTTCCCAGCAACCTCGGCTTCAGACGACCTCCCCATTACTTATCCTTTCAAGCTCGAATAA
- a CDS encoding vitamin B12-dependent ribonucleotide reductase produces the protein MTTSIDSTITEDLVAKTAKPRKFEGLGRGLTFERFFSKEGVHPFDEIEWETRDAIIGNEKGENVFEQRGVEFPTFWSQTATNVVVSKYFRGHLDSPDREHSLKQLISRVADTITGWGLKQNYFTTSQDAAVFNAELTSLLVNQKLAFNSPVWFNVGVEKKPQASACFINSVEDTMESILGLAKTEGMLFKWGSGTGTNLSTIRSSREHLGGGGTASGPVSFMKGYDAFAGVIKSGGKTRRAAKMVILNAEHPDILEFVRSKSVEEKKAWALIDAGYDGGFNVPGGAYDSIFYQNANHSVRVSDAFMKAVEGNDTWSTKAVTDGRVVDTYNARELMSEIADSAWICGDPGMQYDTTINEWHTCPNTAPINASNPCSEYMFLDNSACNLASLNLRRFQDEAGDFDVESFKRAVQISVTAQEIIVDNAGYPTPAIEKNSHAFRPLGLGFANLGALLMSRGLAYDSEEGRGLAGAITAVMCGEAYAQSARISEQIGPFTGYPINEKPMLKVIQKHQAKVEEVGLPSSHPIVEGARESWAAAYEIGKRAGYRNSQVTVLAPTGTIGFMMDCDTTGVEPDIALIKYKKLVGGGYFKIVNQTVPQALERLGYAAEARKEIVDYLSTHDTIEGAPGLKDEHLPVFDCAFKPAQGLRSITPMGHVRMMAACQPFLSGAISKTVNMPHEATAEEISEIYVEAWRLGLKAIAIYRDGCKRTQPLSTSMDKTEEEKVVENVMAQVASGETFERRRRLPDERPSITHKFSISGHEGYITVGCFEDGQPGEIFITMSKEGSVVSGLMDAFATAISLCLQYGVPLSVLVDKFAHTRFEPSGFTNNPRIRIAKSVTDYIFRWLADKFMGEDSKGVYLNNQGSAWRPGETLGEGVEAAEEAAPKKVTLAQTKEEPTSKFEKARAGEVVYQANNNVFTLQADAPPCHVCGTIMVRSGACYKCSNCGATSGCS, from the coding sequence ATGACCACGAGTATCGATTCGACAATCACGGAAGACTTGGTAGCCAAGACGGCGAAACCCCGGAAATTTGAAGGTCTTGGGCGTGGACTCACGTTTGAGCGATTTTTCTCCAAAGAAGGGGTTCATCCATTCGATGAGATTGAGTGGGAAACGCGGGATGCCATCATCGGTAATGAGAAGGGCGAGAATGTCTTTGAGCAGCGAGGCGTTGAGTTTCCTACATTTTGGTCTCAAACGGCCACGAATGTCGTAGTTTCAAAGTACTTCCGCGGTCATCTTGACTCACCCGATCGCGAGCATAGCCTCAAGCAGTTGATCTCCCGCGTGGCAGACACCATTACCGGGTGGGGCTTGAAGCAGAACTACTTTACGACCTCTCAAGACGCAGCTGTTTTCAACGCTGAGTTGACCAGCCTCCTTGTGAACCAGAAGCTCGCGTTCAACAGCCCGGTTTGGTTCAACGTAGGTGTTGAAAAGAAGCCACAGGCGTCTGCATGCTTCATCAACTCGGTGGAAGACACGATGGAGTCCATTCTCGGACTCGCGAAGACCGAGGGAATGCTTTTCAAGTGGGGTAGCGGAACGGGAACCAACCTCTCGACTATCCGTTCGAGCCGTGAGCATCTGGGCGGCGGCGGCACTGCTAGTGGCCCTGTGAGCTTCATGAAGGGCTACGACGCGTTCGCTGGCGTGATCAAATCGGGCGGAAAGACTCGTCGTGCGGCGAAAATGGTGATTCTTAACGCCGAGCACCCAGACATCTTGGAGTTTGTGCGCAGCAAGTCCGTTGAAGAGAAGAAAGCCTGGGCTCTTATTGATGCGGGTTATGACGGTGGTTTCAACGTGCCTGGTGGCGCCTACGACTCGATCTTCTATCAGAATGCCAACCATTCTGTTCGAGTGTCTGACGCGTTTATGAAGGCGGTTGAAGGCAACGACACTTGGAGCACCAAGGCCGTGACCGACGGGCGCGTGGTAGACACCTACAATGCTCGAGAATTGATGTCTGAGATTGCCGATTCAGCATGGATTTGCGGCGACCCGGGCATGCAGTACGACACCACGATCAACGAGTGGCATACCTGCCCCAATACAGCTCCAATCAACGCTTCGAACCCTTGTTCCGAGTACATGTTCTTGGACAACTCGGCGTGTAACCTCGCGTCTCTGAACCTTCGTCGATTCCAAGATGAGGCTGGTGATTTTGATGTGGAGAGCTTCAAGAGGGCTGTTCAGATCTCTGTCACCGCACAAGAGATCATCGTGGACAATGCCGGGTATCCAACCCCTGCGATCGAAAAGAATAGCCATGCGTTTAGGCCACTGGGCCTTGGGTTCGCGAACCTCGGGGCGCTATTGATGTCTCGAGGCTTGGCTTACGACTCAGAAGAGGGACGTGGCTTGGCCGGAGCGATCACTGCCGTGATGTGTGGTGAAGCATACGCTCAGTCAGCGAGAATCTCTGAGCAGATTGGGCCATTCACGGGTTATCCAATCAATGAGAAGCCGATGCTGAAGGTGATTCAGAAGCATCAAGCAAAGGTGGAGGAAGTTGGTCTTCCGAGTTCCCACCCAATTGTTGAGGGAGCCCGTGAGAGTTGGGCGGCAGCGTATGAGATCGGCAAGCGCGCCGGATATCGCAACAGTCAGGTCACGGTCCTCGCTCCGACGGGTACGATCGGGTTCATGATGGATTGTGATACGACCGGGGTCGAGCCTGATATCGCCCTGATTAAATACAAGAAACTTGTTGGAGGTGGCTACTTCAAGATCGTCAATCAAACAGTTCCTCAGGCGCTTGAGCGCTTGGGGTACGCTGCGGAGGCGCGCAAGGAGATCGTTGATTATCTCTCCACCCACGATACCATCGAGGGCGCACCAGGTCTCAAGGACGAGCACCTTCCAGTGTTTGACTGTGCATTCAAGCCAGCACAGGGACTTAGAAGCATTACCCCGATGGGGCATGTGCGAATGATGGCTGCTTGTCAGCCTTTCCTCTCGGGAGCCATTTCGAAGACCGTCAACATGCCGCACGAAGCCACCGCCGAAGAGATTTCAGAAATCTACGTCGAGGCTTGGAGATTGGGACTTAAGGCCATCGCGATCTACCGTGATGGATGCAAGCGAACGCAGCCGCTTTCGACTTCGATGGACAAGACCGAAGAAGAGAAGGTCGTAGAGAATGTGATGGCACAGGTAGCCTCAGGTGAGACCTTTGAGCGCCGCCGTAGGCTTCCTGATGAAAGGCCTTCGATTACGCACAAGTTCTCGATCTCAGGGCACGAAGGCTACATCACCGTGGGTTGTTTCGAAGATGGTCAACCAGGCGAAATCTTCATCACGATGAGCAAGGAAGGTTCGGTTGTCAGCGGACTTATGGACGCCTTCGCCACCGCGATTTCACTCTGCTTGCAGTATGGAGTGCCATTGAGCGTACTTGTTGATAAATTCGCGCACACTCGTTTTGAGCCGAGCGGATTTACCAATAACCCACGCATTCGAATTGCCAAGTCTGTCACTGACTACATCTTCCGTTGGCTCGCCGATAAATTCATGGGCGAGGATTCGAAAGGCGTTTACCTGAACAATCAGGGATCCGCATGGCGTCCGGGGGAGACACTCGGAGAGGGTGTTGAAGCGGCAGAGGAAGCGGCCCCAAAGAAGGTGACTCTCGCGCAAACTAAGGAAGAGCCAACTTCGAAGTTTGAAAAGGCCCGTGCCGGTGAAGTGGTCTACCAGGCGAACAACAACGTCTTTACGCTTCAAGCGGATGCGCCACCTTGCCACGTGTGCGGGACCATCATGGTTCGCAGTGGCGCGTGCTACAAGTGCTCGAATTGTGGCGCCACGAGTGGTTGCTCGTAA
- a CDS encoding NFACT RNA binding domain-containing protein: MSVSHSKLKTLIDDAQRALRGSIQKIDLHSGDVWILSVRIPGETLKLQISLNPPVARTSIAQTLPPKLPADTATMMLRKHLQGARINALELAEADRIVFVRMTKDDESITLIVEHLGLQQNLVLVSNSTLVWTLHPDTRLSLGGIYHAPEPPPLVPDDEKHVSADALEREMVALVDSQLEEESRSQVLHGLKREHKRAKRLIKNLESDLERAVESEEKKRIADLLKASLGSQSENQRSVTVIDYWNDMQELEIEIPAQLSALEYVQELYRTYKRLKSAKGLIEERLLKAYEAESHIASGLEEARSCSVEELQKWKHLIKPSPQKSSTKTTITRLPYLEFTGSSGVRILVGRSSKDNDTMRSKFAKGNDIWLHARDWPGSHVILKTADHSLPDLIDAALLAAHYSKGKNDSTLEVTWTQVKHIRKPKGASPGQVYIAGGQTIVVDPQHPRLNELLAQGKGA; the protein is encoded by the coding sequence ATGTCCGTTTCCCACTCAAAACTTAAGACCCTCATCGATGATGCGCAACGCGCGCTGCGTGGCAGCATACAGAAGATAGACCTTCACTCAGGTGACGTATGGATACTCTCAGTTCGCATACCTGGTGAAACGCTTAAGCTCCAGATTTCGCTCAATCCACCTGTGGCAAGGACGTCCATCGCCCAAACGCTTCCTCCAAAGCTCCCCGCAGATACGGCAACGATGATGCTGAGAAAGCATCTTCAAGGAGCCCGGATAAACGCTCTCGAGTTGGCCGAAGCAGACCGGATCGTGTTCGTGAGGATGACCAAAGATGATGAGAGTATAACACTCATTGTCGAGCATCTTGGGCTTCAACAAAACTTGGTCCTCGTCTCGAATTCGACACTAGTTTGGACCCTTCATCCCGATACTCGGCTATCCCTTGGGGGAATATACCACGCGCCAGAACCACCACCGTTGGTGCCTGATGACGAGAAACACGTTAGTGCCGACGCCCTAGAACGCGAGATGGTCGCGCTCGTTGACTCGCAGTTGGAAGAAGAATCCCGGTCGCAAGTCCTCCATGGTTTAAAACGTGAACACAAACGCGCCAAACGTCTGATCAAGAATCTAGAATCTGATCTTGAACGCGCAGTCGAGTCGGAAGAGAAAAAAAGAATTGCCGATCTGCTAAAGGCTTCCTTGGGCTCTCAATCCGAAAATCAACGTTCCGTAACGGTAATCGACTATTGGAACGACATGCAGGAGTTGGAGATCGAAATCCCAGCACAACTTTCCGCTCTCGAGTATGTCCAAGAACTCTATCGAACCTACAAACGACTAAAATCAGCAAAGGGACTCATCGAAGAGCGGCTACTAAAAGCTTATGAAGCGGAAAGTCACATCGCGTCAGGTCTAGAAGAAGCGCGTTCCTGCTCGGTAGAGGAGCTTCAGAAGTGGAAGCATCTGATAAAACCCTCTCCGCAAAAATCTTCAACAAAAACCACCATAACTCGTTTGCCCTATCTGGAGTTTACGGGCTCGAGCGGCGTCCGAATCTTGGTCGGCCGGTCTTCAAAAGACAACGACACGATGCGTTCCAAATTTGCCAAAGGCAACGATATTTGGCTCCACGCGAGAGATTGGCCTGGGTCGCATGTCATCCTCAAAACTGCTGACCATTCACTCCCTGACCTCATCGACGCTGCCCTCCTTGCCGCCCACTACTCAAAGGGCAAGAATGACTCGACACTGGAGGTGACCTGGACTCAAGTCAAACACATTAGAAAACCCAAGGGTGCTTCCCCAGGGCAAGTCTATATTGCTGGGGGGCAAACCATCGTTGTGGACCCCCAGCATCCGAGATTAAATGAGCTTCTGGCTCAGGGAAAAGGAGCCTGA
- a CDS encoding tetratricopeptide repeat protein, translating to MKYLLFIIMFFSVSCAGPEEKSEKLVQGADWHYKMGAGYFESREIALSIKELTTAIEKDPNHLEAQHLLGFIYMGRRDYSKSLAHFNEALRIDPDYSIALNNRGALYLSMERWEDAKTDFERLLENPLYPTPELAHNNIGWAYYQTARHGLAAEHLRMAVFLRPGLCVAHNNLGLVHLAQNNRLEAANAFQTAITRCPDSYAEPHFHLGKMMMDDGHPKAVESFKMCVEIEPESNLGRRCRQYLQIR from the coding sequence GTGAAGTATCTTTTGTTTATTATCATGTTTTTCTCGGTTTCGTGCGCGGGACCGGAGGAAAAATCCGAGAAGCTCGTTCAAGGTGCAGATTGGCACTACAAGATGGGGGCCGGATATTTTGAGTCGCGTGAGATTGCGCTCTCGATCAAGGAGTTGACGACCGCGATCGAAAAGGATCCCAATCATCTTGAGGCTCAGCATCTTCTCGGGTTTATCTACATGGGGCGCCGAGATTATTCGAAGTCTCTTGCTCATTTCAACGAAGCTCTTCGAATCGATCCCGACTACTCAATCGCGCTCAACAATCGCGGAGCGCTCTATCTGTCTATGGAGCGATGGGAGGATGCGAAGACTGATTTTGAACGTCTTTTGGAGAATCCTCTCTACCCAACGCCAGAGTTGGCGCACAACAACATCGGCTGGGCATATTACCAGACGGCGCGTCATGGACTGGCGGCGGAGCATCTACGTATGGCTGTTTTCCTGCGTCCGGGCCTATGTGTGGCGCACAACAATCTAGGGTTGGTTCATTTGGCCCAGAACAACAGGCTGGAGGCTGCGAACGCGTTTCAGACGGCGATTACACGCTGTCCCGATTCCTATGCGGAACCGCACTTTCATCTGGGAAAAATGATGATGGACGACGGCCATCCGAAAGCCGTGGAGAGTTTTAAAATGTGTGTTGAGATTGAGCCTGAGTCAAACCTTGGGAGACGTTGCAGGCAGTATCTCCAGATTCGTTAG
- a CDS encoding NAD(P)/FAD-dependent oxidoreductase gives MRRILIVGGGFAGVSAANAIAAGLSPRRRIQVQLVSDSAHFTFTPLLPAVASGSLDPASIQVPLHDALGDQVEFEMDRIETIDLSEKVAHGAFEHPWDYLIVAPGSVPSLPSDAWESSVQSFGSATDAIAIRETLIHLTQTPEHSDAPLRIVVIGGGPTGVALAAELQSFLFDELIQDSRAREAAEVLIVEQEGNLLPSLPTQMRELTERHFKAKNIQLLKGQAHSPFAGGIHVDNTRIEAQLVIWCGGVKPSPLLEQIQLPRADDGRLVVDENMRAQFGIYAVGDAAHSDCPWSAQVAIQQAQVAAHNALSDAYGRSHRTFSYSYTGDILTLGRSNAAVFYQGFAFEGKAAQTLFRVIYAAQIPTSVQKLRVLRDWMGARRGARALI, from the coding sequence ATGAGACGTATTTTGATTGTGGGAGGCGGTTTCGCCGGCGTTTCGGCCGCCAATGCGATCGCCGCTGGTCTTTCGCCTAGAAGACGCATTCAAGTTCAACTTGTATCGGATTCAGCTCATTTTACTTTCACCCCACTCCTACCAGCGGTTGCAAGCGGAAGCCTCGACCCTGCCTCCATTCAGGTGCCCTTGCATGATGCTTTGGGGGATCAAGTTGAATTCGAGATGGATCGCATCGAAACGATTGATTTGAGCGAAAAGGTCGCTCATGGAGCGTTCGAGCATCCCTGGGACTACCTGATAGTCGCACCGGGTTCTGTGCCTAGCCTTCCTTCAGACGCGTGGGAATCCAGCGTTCAGTCGTTCGGCAGCGCAACGGACGCGATCGCCATTCGTGAAACTCTGATTCACCTCACACAGACACCTGAACACTCCGATGCACCACTCAGAATTGTAGTCATTGGAGGGGGCCCCACGGGAGTAGCGCTAGCCGCTGAGCTCCAATCATTTCTCTTCGACGAACTCATACAAGATAGCCGGGCCCGTGAAGCGGCTGAGGTGCTGATCGTAGAACAAGAGGGAAATCTCCTTCCGTCACTACCCACACAAATGCGCGAGCTCACCGAGCGTCACTTTAAAGCGAAAAACATTCAGTTGCTCAAGGGTCAAGCGCACTCACCATTCGCGGGCGGAATCCACGTGGACAACACGAGGATCGAAGCACAGCTCGTCATCTGGTGTGGTGGTGTCAAGCCATCCCCGCTCCTTGAACAGATCCAACTCCCTCGAGCCGATGATGGAAGGCTAGTCGTTGACGAGAATATGAGAGCTCAATTTGGGATCTATGCCGTTGGTGACGCCGCACACTCAGACTGTCCCTGGTCAGCTCAGGTCGCAATTCAGCAAGCCCAAGTCGCAGCACACAACGCCCTCTCAGACGCATACGGCAGGTCGCACCGCACTTTCAGTTACTCCTACACGGGCGACATCCTGACGCTCGGTCGCTCAAATGCCGCAGTCTTTTATCAAGGGTTTGCTTTTGAGGGAAAGGCTGCTCAAACCCTTTTCAGGGTGATCTATGCAGCACAAATACCGACGTCAGTTCAAAAACTGCGTGTACTTCGAGATTGGATGGGCGCCAGAAGGGGAGCTCGCGCACTTATCTAG
- the proB gene encoding glutamate 5-kinase, translating into MKRSELKDRRHWVVKIGSGVLLRDKVHVDRPTFVNLVLDIVSLVELGHRVTVVSSGAVALGRQVASEQRKDLPSLQAYAALGQARLIQMFDLEFAQYGKRAAQILLGRGDIDRRESFLNARMALEAVDEFGAIPVINENDTVATEGLRFDDNDHLAAITCGLVQADLLVILSDVEGVLEVSDGPSGRVFGARISTIGVEDETLRGIAGPSVSGHGKGGMNSKVSSARHAARFGVPTVIAGGKSPRILQTIRRGEDAGTLLVPTQEHLQGKKIWIGAAAVSVGKISCDLGACRALIERGASLLPKGILRVDGEWDIGSVVDVCDPEGKVFARGLCSYSASDLRKISGVHSEKFEEILGHRGFEEAIHRDNLVLT; encoded by the coding sequence ATGAAGCGAAGCGAACTAAAAGATAGACGTCACTGGGTCGTCAAGATTGGGTCGGGTGTTCTCCTGCGGGACAAAGTTCATGTGGATCGCCCGACTTTCGTTAACCTGGTGCTCGACATCGTAAGCCTGGTTGAGCTCGGTCATAGGGTTACCGTGGTTTCTTCGGGGGCGGTCGCACTCGGGCGCCAGGTGGCCAGCGAGCAACGCAAGGACCTGCCTTCTTTGCAGGCCTACGCAGCGCTTGGCCAAGCGCGGTTGATTCAAATGTTCGATCTCGAGTTTGCTCAATATGGAAAACGTGCAGCTCAGATTCTCTTAGGGCGCGGGGATATCGACAGGCGAGAAAGTTTTTTGAACGCTCGGATGGCTCTGGAAGCCGTGGACGAGTTTGGTGCCATTCCGGTGATCAATGAAAACGACACGGTTGCAACCGAAGGCCTGCGATTCGATGACAATGACCACCTTGCGGCGATTACGTGTGGGTTGGTTCAGGCTGATCTGCTTGTCATTCTCTCTGATGTGGAAGGCGTGTTGGAGGTGTCGGACGGTCCATCTGGTAGGGTTTTTGGCGCCCGAATATCAACGATTGGGGTTGAAGACGAGACCCTTCGAGGCATCGCAGGTCCCTCCGTGAGTGGGCATGGCAAGGGCGGAATGAATTCCAAAGTGTCTTCGGCGCGGCATGCCGCTCGGTTTGGAGTTCCAACAGTGATTGCAGGCGGAAAGAGCCCTCGGATTTTGCAAACGATTCGTCGAGGAGAGGACGCTGGAACCTTGCTGGTTCCTACGCAAGAACATCTTCAAGGTAAGAAGATTTGGATCGGTGCGGCGGCCGTATCTGTCGGCAAGATCTCTTGCGATCTGGGAGCGTGCCGTGCCCTGATAGAACGTGGCGCGAGTCTACTTCCGAAAGGCATCCTTCGGGTAGATGGCGAATGGGATATCGGCAGTGTGGTTGACGTGTGTGATCCCGAAGGAAAAGTCTTCGCGAGGGGGCTCTGCTCATATAGTGCGTCCGACCTTAGAAAGATCAGCGGTGTTCACAGCGAAAAGTTCGAAGAGATCTTAGGTCATCGTGGCTTTGAGGAGGCGATACACCGGGACAACCTGGTTTTGACTTAG